One Clostridium estertheticum DNA segment encodes these proteins:
- the glmU gene encoding bifunctional UDP-N-acetylglucosamine diphosphorylase/glucosamine-1-phosphate N-acetyltransferase GlmU: protein MYKCAIILAAGEGKRMNSNTPKVLHKVCGKEMINHVIDTIRSADIEMVDVVIGRGAEKVEKATEDRKINYSLQEDQLGTGHAVMCASEFLSGHKGTVAIFVGDGPLITEKTVRELLDYHEKGEFKATILTSTMKEPGKYGRIIRNEIDDVEKIVEFKDCTPEEVLVQEINSGMYCFNIEELHNGLDKLNNNNAQREYYLTDVIGILKSQGLKIGAFDVPIEEITAVNSKVELADAELIMRTRINRMHMENGVTIMDPNNTYIDSEVIIGKDTIIYPGNILQGKTIIKENCVLYQNNRIVDSIIQNGVSVQSSVIIESKVGKGTTVGPYAYIRPESNIGENARIGDFVEIKKSTIGDNTKVSHLTYIGDAEVGSGCNFGCGTVVVNYDGKSKFKTIIGNNTFIGCNTNLVSPVKVNDNSYIAAGSTITNEVPKNALAIARARQVNIENWVVEKGPMKQSNKSK from the coding sequence TTGTATAAATGCGCTATAATATTAGCTGCAGGTGAAGGGAAAAGAATGAATTCTAATACTCCTAAGGTTCTACATAAGGTTTGTGGTAAAGAAATGATAAATCATGTTATTGACACTATTAGAAGTGCAGATATTGAAATGGTTGATGTGGTAATTGGAAGAGGAGCCGAGAAAGTTGAAAAAGCAACAGAAGACAGAAAAATCAACTATTCCCTTCAAGAAGATCAGTTAGGAACAGGACATGCAGTAATGTGTGCTAGTGAATTTTTGTCTGGTCATAAAGGCACGGTAGCCATATTTGTTGGAGATGGGCCACTAATTACTGAAAAAACTGTAAGAGAACTCTTAGATTATCATGAAAAGGGAGAGTTTAAAGCTACTATATTAACTTCAACCATGAAGGAACCTGGAAAGTATGGTAGAATAATTAGGAATGAAATTGATGATGTTGAAAAAATAGTTGAGTTTAAAGACTGTACTCCTGAAGAAGTATTAGTTCAAGAAATAAATTCAGGAATGTATTGCTTTAATATAGAAGAATTACACAATGGTCTAGATAAATTAAATAATAATAATGCCCAAAGGGAATACTATTTAACAGATGTTATTGGTATATTAAAAAGTCAAGGGCTTAAAATTGGAGCTTTTGATGTTCCCATTGAAGAAATTACTGCTGTTAACTCCAAGGTAGAGCTTGCAGATGCAGAATTAATTATGCGAACGAGAATAAATAGAATGCATATGGAAAATGGAGTTACAATAATGGATCCGAATAACACCTATATTGACTCAGAAGTTATAATAGGAAAAGATACGATTATATACCCAGGGAATATACTACAAGGCAAGACAATTATTAAAGAAAACTGTGTTCTTTATCAGAACAATAGAATTGTGGATAGTATTATTCAAAATGGAGTTTCAGTTCAAAGTTCTGTAATAATCGAAAGTAAGGTAGGCAAGGGAACAACTGTGGGACCATATGCCTACATTAGACCAGAAAGTAATATAGGTGAAAATGCTAGAATAGGAGATTTTGTTGAAATTAAAAAATCAACTATTGGAGATAATACAAAGGTATCCCATCTTACTTATATAGGTGACGCTGAGGTTGGAAGTGGCTGTAATTTTGGCTGCGGCACTGTAGTTGTAAATTATGATGGAAAATCAAAATTCAAAACAATAATAGGCAATAATACTTTTATAGGATGCAATACTAACCTTGTATCACCTGTAAAAGTTAATGATAATTCATATATCGCAGCTGGTTCTACAATTACAAATGAAGTTCCTAAAAATGCATTGGCCATAGCTAGAGCAAGGCAAGTGAATATTGAAAATTGGGTAGTAGAAAAAGGACCTATGAAACAAAGTAACAAGTCAAAATAG
- the spoVG gene encoding septation regulator SpoVG, producing MEITDVRIRKIATEGKMKAIVSITFDNEFVVHDIKVIEGQSGLFIAMPSRKTPDGEFKDIAHPINTQTREKIQTAILEEYEKVKSEEPVKVVKTVENLEDKVEEKEEEKEVENPEV from the coding sequence ATGGAAATTACAGACGTTAGAATCAGGAAAATAGCTACAGAGGGTAAAATGAAAGCCATTGTATCAATAACTTTTGATAATGAATTTGTTGTTCATGATATTAAAGTTATAGAAGGACAAAGTGGACTTTTTATCGCTATGCCGAGTAGGAAAACTCCAGATGGAGAATTCAAGGATATAGCACACCCAATAAATACTCAAACAAGGGAAAAGATTCAAACAGCTATTTTGGAAGAGTATGAAAAAGTAAAAAGTGAAGAACCTGTAAAAGTAGTAAAAACAGTAGAAAATTTAGAGGACAAAGTAGAAGAAAAAGAAGAAGAAAAAGAAGTAGAAAATCCAGAAGTATAA
- a CDS encoding response regulator transcription factor, whose product MEGTIGKILIVDDDKNIAEVIKMYLESSGYATKVVHDGRAAQEAFLSYKPDLVLLDIMLPYIDGIDVLKWIRKEHETPVIMLTAKGETFDKVLGLELGADDYVVKPFEPKEIIARVKAVLRRYNLDNGGKEVLNFEDLEIDINSYNVTYKGEEVKMPPKEFELVHYLALNKNRVFTRQQLLCEVWGYDYPGDSRTVDVHVKRVREKLQGGPNWQIETVWGVGYKFEVK is encoded by the coding sequence ATGGAAGGAACTATAGGGAAAATACTAATAGTTGATGATGATAAAAATATTGCTGAGGTAATCAAAATGTATCTTGAAAGTTCAGGGTATGCAACAAAAGTAGTACATGATGGTAGGGCTGCACAGGAAGCTTTTCTAAGCTATAAACCAGATTTGGTACTACTGGATATAATGTTGCCTTATATTGATGGTATAGATGTTTTGAAGTGGATAAGAAAAGAACATGAAACGCCGGTTATTATGCTTACTGCCAAGGGAGAAACCTTTGATAAGGTACTAGGGCTAGAATTAGGAGCTGATGACTATGTAGTAAAACCTTTTGAGCCAAAGGAAATAATTGCAAGAGTTAAGGCTGTGCTTAGGCGTTACAACTTAGATAATGGTGGTAAAGAAGTTTTGAATTTTGAGGATTTAGAAATTGATATTAATTCTTATAATGTTACTTATAAAGGTGAAGAAGTAAAAATGCCACCTAAGGAATTTGAATTAGTACATTATTTAGCTCTTAATAAGAATAGGGTTTTTACTAGGCAGCAGCTACTATGTGAGGTTTGGGGATACGATTATCCAGGAGATTCTAGAACCGTGGATGTGCATGTTAAAAGAGTAAGAGAAAAGCTTCAAGGAGGTCCGAATTGGCAAATTGAGACTGTTTGGGGAGTAGGATATAAATTCGAGGTGAAATAG
- a CDS encoding ribose-phosphate diphosphokinase: MINHGKNIKIFTGNSNPKLATDIAEILGLKVGDSNVGTFSDGEISVNIHETVRGADVFVVQSTNAPVNDNLMELLIMIDAFKRASAGRITAVIPYYGYARQDRKAKARDPITAKLVADILTTAGADRVLTMDLHAAQIQGYFNIPVDNLMGTPILAKYYIQKGFKDRDDVVVVAPDLGSVARSRKFADKLHASIAIIDKRRPKANVTEVMNVIGDIKGKTCIMMDDMIDTAGTITNGANALVKLGAKDVYACCSHGVLSGPAIQRINDSVIKELIILNTIDLPEDKHCDKFVTLSVAPILAEAIKRIYEDVSVSKLFEEDSNL, from the coding sequence ATGATAAACCACGGCAAAAATATTAAGATTTTTACAGGTAATTCAAATCCTAAATTGGCAACAGATATTGCTGAAATACTAGGACTAAAAGTTGGAGATTCAAACGTAGGAACTTTTAGTGATGGTGAAATATCTGTTAATATTCATGAAACTGTTAGGGGCGCAGATGTATTTGTTGTTCAATCAACTAATGCTCCAGTAAATGACAATTTAATGGAATTACTTATTATGATTGACGCCTTTAAGAGAGCATCTGCAGGAAGAATAACTGCGGTTATACCATACTATGGGTATGCAAGGCAAGATAGAAAAGCAAAAGCTAGAGATCCAATCACAGCGAAACTTGTGGCAGATATTTTAACAACTGCAGGAGCAGATAGAGTACTTACTATGGACTTACATGCAGCTCAAATACAAGGATATTTTAATATTCCTGTTGATAATTTAATGGGTACACCTATACTTGCAAAATATTATATCCAAAAAGGATTTAAGGATAGAGATGATGTAGTTGTAGTTGCGCCAGACCTTGGAAGCGTTGCTAGATCAAGAAAGTTTGCAGATAAATTACATGCTTCAATAGCTATAATTGATAAGAGAAGACCAAAGGCTAATGTTACAGAGGTTATGAATGTTATAGGGGATATTAAAGGAAAAACATGTATTATGATGGATGACATGATAGATACAGCTGGAACTATAACTAATGGAGCTAATGCACTAGTTAAACTGGGAGCAAAAGATGTTTATGCTTGTTGTAGTCATGGTGTACTATCCGGACCTGCTATTCAAAGAATAAATGATTCAGTAATAAAAGAATTAATAATATTAAATACCATTGATTTGCCAGAAGATAAACATTGTGATAAATTCGTTACATTATCTGTAGCACCAATTTTGGCTGAGGCCATAAAGAGAATATACGAGGATGTTTCTGTAAGCAAACTATTCGAGGAAGACTCTAATTTATAA
- a CDS encoding sensor histidine kinase — protein MVKKGLFSKMLATYTIIISMSLIIIASFLSYWFQNYFFNERKDQFLDKSNMIQDYAKKYMAGDVTSEQVNDIITIIGDYIKSDIWLTDSNGFVYAVSNKEHKEFMYKQVFVKELEQLRLGNTFEVTGPYAGIFDKAVRVYGTPIMTAAGTFKGSIILYNSVEELSQSLKRVYEIIWVSSIFAIIFSCVVIYYFSQKIIIKPLAEINSVARRISNGDVDKRVYLKSDDEIGELAQSFNSMADSIEKNEKNRREFISNVSHEIRSPITSIKGFISGILDGVIPKEKEKYYLSIAYEEIQRLTRLVNDLLDMSAIEAGEFSLRIMEVDINEIIRLTVINYERKIKEKRASVDVCFDEDNLFVAGDKDRLVQVITNLLDNSIKYVNEGGKIKISSKIKGKKAFITVFNDGPKIAEEDLLHIWDRFYKADKARTAKDSTGLGLSIVRNIITQLQEDIWVENKDNGVYFTFTLMRVK, from the coding sequence ATGGTTAAAAAAGGACTATTTTCTAAGATGCTAGCAACCTATACTATTATAATATCCATGAGCCTTATAATTATTGCTTCTTTTCTATCCTATTGGTTTCAAAATTATTTTTTCAATGAGCGGAAAGATCAATTTCTCGATAAGTCCAATATGATACAAGATTATGCTAAGAAATATATGGCGGGGGATGTTACTTCCGAGCAAGTGAACGATATAATAACAATAATTGGTGATTATATAAAGTCTGATATTTGGCTTACAGATAGTAACGGATTTGTTTATGCTGTATCAAATAAAGAGCATAAAGAATTTATGTATAAACAGGTCTTTGTTAAGGAACTAGAGCAGCTTAGGCTTGGTAACACTTTCGAGGTTACAGGACCTTATGCTGGAATATTTGATAAAGCCGTAAGAGTTTATGGAACACCCATAATGACAGCGGCAGGGACATTTAAGGGTTCTATAATATTGTACAATTCTGTTGAAGAATTAAGCCAATCCTTAAAACGAGTTTATGAGATAATTTGGGTATCTTCAATTTTTGCAATAATATTCTCTTGTGTCGTTATATATTATTTTTCACAAAAGATAATCATAAAGCCCTTAGCAGAGATTAATTCTGTAGCTAGAAGAATATCTAATGGAGATGTAGATAAGAGAGTTTATTTGAAATCGGATGATGAAATCGGAGAACTCGCTCAATCTTTTAATTCTATGGCTGATTCTATAGAGAAAAATGAGAAAAATAGACGTGAATTTATATCCAATGTATCCCATGAGATTAGATCTCCAATAACCTCAATTAAGGGGTTTATTAGTGGAATACTAGATGGTGTAATTCCAAAGGAAAAGGAAAAATACTACTTGTCTATCGCCTATGAAGAAATTCAAAGGTTAACTAGACTTGTAAATGACTTACTAGATATGTCTGCAATTGAAGCAGGGGAGTTTAGTTTAAGAATTATGGAAGTGGATATTAACGAAATAATTAGACTTACAGTTATAAATTATGAAAGAAAAATTAAAGAGAAAAGGGCATCTGTAGATGTATGCTTTGATGAGGATAATTTATTTGTAGCGGGAGACAAGGATAGGTTAGTTCAAGTGATTACAAATTTATTAGATAATTCAATAAAATATGTAAATGAAGGCGGTAAAATAAAAATCAGCTCAAAAATTAAAGGAAAAAAAGCCTTTATAACTGTTTTCAATGATGGCCCCAAAATAGCAGAGGAAGATTTATTGCATATTTGGGATAGATTTTATAAAGCAGATAAAGCAAGAACAGCGAAGGATAGTACTGGACTTGGATTATCTATAGTGAGAAATATAATAACTCAATTACAGGAAGATATATGGGTTGAAAATAAGGATAATGGTGTTTACTTTACTTTTACATTGATGAGAGTAAAATAA
- the purR gene encoding pur operon repressor gives MNKYSRNQRVTGITKILTENPNKTINLKKFTEMFNAAKSTISEDIVIVRETLSALSMGRVETVAGAAGGVKYICGVSQEESRTFAEDLCEVLSHKDRVIPGNFIYMTDIMYNPEIVHKAGVILASAFNELHIDYVVTVETKGIPLAYEVAKMLGVQLVIVRRDPKVTEGSTVSINYVSGSTNRIQTMSLTRNSIKKGSKCIFIDDFMKAGGTARGIINLLLEFESELLGIGVFIENIESGHKLIEEYISIIQFKGINTEGKSQLTPSKTFEKA, from the coding sequence ATGAATAAATATAGTAGAAATCAAAGAGTTACAGGAATTACTAAAATATTAACAGAAAATCCTAATAAGACAATTAATTTAAAAAAATTTACAGAAATGTTTAATGCAGCTAAATCCACAATTAGCGAGGACATTGTTATTGTCCGCGAAACGCTAAGTGCCCTATCAATGGGAAGAGTGGAAACAGTTGCAGGCGCAGCTGGTGGAGTAAAGTATATTTGTGGAGTCTCCCAGGAGGAAAGTAGAACATTCGCAGAGGATCTATGTGAGGTTTTAAGCCACAAAGATAGAGTAATACCAGGAAATTTTATATATATGACTGATATTATGTATAATCCAGAAATAGTACACAAAGCAGGAGTAATTCTTGCATCTGCTTTTAATGAACTGCATATAGACTATGTAGTAACTGTAGAGACTAAAGGAATACCACTGGCGTATGAAGTGGCAAAAATGCTAGGGGTTCAATTAGTTATAGTTAGGCGTGACCCTAAGGTTACTGAGGGAAGTACCGTTAGCATCAACTATGTATCTGGTTCTACCAATAGAATTCAAACTATGTCGCTTACAAGAAACTCTATAAAAAAAGGAAGCAAATGCATTTTTATAGACGACTTTATGAAAGCTGGGGGAACTGCAAGAGGCATAATTAATTTGCTTTTAGAGTTTGAAAGTGAACTTTTAGGTATTGGAGTTTTCATTGAGAATATTGAAAGTGGGCATAAATTAATAGAAGAGTATATATCAATTATTCAGTTTAAAGGAATAAATACAGAAGGTAAATCTCAGTTAACTCCATCAAAAACCTTTGAAAAAGCATAA